One Paenibacillus sp. SYP-B4298 genomic window, GGTGCGCAGCCGCTCGACAGCCTCCGGCGGAGCATCCTGATCTGGCGTGAGGACATAGTAGGCGTTCTCGAACAGAAACGAGCTGGCCGCTTCGACGCCAGAGCGCTCCGATCCGGCCATCGGATGACCGCCGATGAAGTACGCCCCCTCCAGGTGGTAACGGCGCGCACAGGCTGTCACCGACGCCTTGGTGCTGCCGACATCGGTGATGATACAGCCAGGCTTGAGCTTGAAGCTGCTGAGCTTCTGCACATATTCCTCCAGATTGCCTACAGGCACACAGAGGAAGATGAAATCAGCAGCTTCTGCAGCCGCTTGCATCGACGTTGTTCCTTCATCCACAACGCCGCGTTGGACATATTTCTCTACGGACGATGGTCGAATCGAATGCCCGATGACATGAAGGCCGGGCTTGCCCTTGAAGCACAGTGCCAGAGAGCCTCCGATCAGGCCGACTCCGAATATAGCTATAGTTGTCATCGTCTATACCTGCACCGCCAATTCCTGCAATACTTGCTCCAGCGCAGCGATGAACCTTTCGTTTTGCTCGCGGCTGCCGATTGTAATCCGTATATGGGTCGGATATTTCGACCATTTGGCACGGGAAATGATACCGCGCTTGAGCAGGCCGTCAAATACCTGTGCGGAAGGATGCTTCGTATCAAACATGACAAAGTTGCCATGCGCCGGGAAGTAGCTCAGATCGAGCCGCTCCAGCTCGCCGGTTACATAGGCAATGCCCTGCTTGTTCAGCTCGTGGCAGCGAGCGACGAACTCTTCGTCTGTTAGCGCTGCCCTAGCGGCAGCCTGTCCGAAACGGCTCGTATTGAATGGCTCGCGAACCAGATTGATCAGGCTGATTACTTCTGGGTGCCCGATGCCATAGCCGACACGCAATGCAGCGAGGCCATAGATTTTGGAGAAGGTGCGCAGCAGCACGAGGTTCTTGTACGACTTCAGCAGCTCAAGGCCGAGCGGGAACTCCTCATCATAGACATACTCGCAATAGGCCTCATCAAGCACGACCAGCACGCTAGGCGGCACCTGACGCAAGAACTGCTCCAGCTCATCATGTGTAACGATCGTTCCTGTCGGATTATTCGGATTGCAGATCCAGATGATCTTGGTTCTATCTGTTACAGCCGCCAGCATCGCCGGCAGGTCATGCTTGCCATCGTTGAGCGGCACCTCGATAATGGTTGCATTCTCGATCTCGGCGTTATGCTTGTACTGGGCGAAGGTCTGATCCGCCATGATCGTCTCGTCGCCAGGCACGAAGAACGCGCGCGCCAGCATCAGAATCACATCATCCGAGCCGGCGCCGAAAATAATCTGATTCGTCTCGACACCGAGCCTCGCCGCAGCTTCAGCCGTCAGCGAGACGCTGGCTCCATCAGGGTATATGCTTGTATTCGCAAGCTCGGCTACTATGGCTTCCTTGGCCTTGTCCGAACAGCCAAATGGATTCTCATTGGAGGCCAGCTTGATCACCTCGGTCAATCCCAGCTCGCGCTTGACCTCTTCAACAGGCTTGCCTGGCTGATAGACAGGCAGATGAACGATATGTTTCTTGGGCTGCACTACAATCACCTCATTGAATTTCTCTTTCCCTATCAGAACATAATCCTTCTCATTCTCTCACATCCACGCCCTAATGAAAAGTCAAAAATCATCCCGTCCGGCGCTCTGGCATGCTGCTGTGCATACGTGATTGCCTTACGGGATGATCATAGAAGAGAGCATTACTGCGAAGCTCCCATTCGCCTCTAGGTTGTGTCTGCGAACTCCGACGGGAGCAGATTGTGCCGAATGTTCGTTCCATGCAAGGCGCTTTCTTGCGGCCGTACCGGAGCGCCTGTGAGAAAGCAACGCAGCACGGGGCGAACAGGCGGCGAACGATGCTCTTGATGAGCGGGTTGGAAGACTCGCCCTACGCTCCGCTCTTCAGCTCTTGCACAAACTCACGGATCTGCTCCAGTCCTTGCTCGCGCTGCTCCGGACTTTCCAGCAGCGGCAGCGCCTCCTCGATCCGCTTCACAATCGCGCTGCCGACTACAACGCCGTCACACTGCTGCGAGAAGCGCTCGACATGCTCTCTGGAAGAGATGCCAAAGCCGATTGCAATCGGCAGGTCGGTCGACTGCCGCACGTCGTTCAGGAAGCTGTCTATACCGGCATGGAAGTCCGAACGGACGCCCGTTACGCCGAGCGAGGACACACAGTAGATAAAGCCTCTGGCACGACCCGTTATCTGGGCAATTCGCTCTCTTGAGGTTGGCGCCACCAACGGGATGAGATGAATGTTCTCCTGCTCTGCCATGGCACGCAGCTCCTCATCCTCCTCAAGCGGCAGATCCGGTATAATCAAGCCGCTGATCCCCTTGCCGCGAAGCAGCTCGAAGAAGGGCTTCAGACCAAGCTGGAAGACCGGATTATAATACGTGAACAGGATGAAGGGCAGCTTGACACCCGCTGCCCGCGCGTCGGCAGCCACCTGGATGCACTCCGTAATCGTAATTCCATGCTCCAACGCGCGACCGGAAGCACGCTGGATAACTGGGCCGTCAGCGAGCGGGTCAGAGTAAGGCACCCCAAGCTCCAGAATGTCCGCGCCCGCCTCCTCCAGCTTGCGAATAATCTCAATCGTCGTCTGGGCATCCGGGTCGCCTACCGTCAAGAAAGGCATGAGCGCTGTCTTGCCCTGCTCCTTCAACGCAGCAAACGTCTGATCAATGTGATTCATGCGCATTCCCCTCCAAATACCCCATAATAGCCTCAACGTCCTTGTCCCCGCGCCCTGACAGATTGACGACAATCGTCTGGTCGGCAGCCAGAGTTGGCGCCAGCTTCATCGTCTGTGCAATCGCGTGGGCCGATTCCAGCGCAGGAATAATACCCTCGGTGCGCGACAGCAGTTGCAGCGCCTCCAGCGCCTCCGCATCGGTAATCGGCTCATAGCTGGCACGGCCGCTGTCCTTCAGGTAGGCGTGCTCCGGCCCGATGCCCGGATAGTCCAGTCCAGCCGAGATCGAATGCGCCGGCAGCACCTGTCCATGCTCATCCTGCAGCACATAGCTGAGCGAGCCCTGGAACACGCCGTGCCGCCCCTTGGTCAACGTGGCTGCATGCTCCGTCGTTTCAGTACCCTTGCCGGCTGCCTCAGCTCCGATCAGGCGAACCGACTCGTCCCCGAGGAAGGGGTAAAAGATACCGATCGCATTACTGCCGCCGCCGACCGCCGCCACCACATAATCCGGCAGCTTGCCCTGCTCGTTCAACATCTGCTCTCTGGTCTCGTCCCCGATGATCCGCTGGAAGTCGCGCACCATCTTCGGATACGGGTGCGGGCCCGTCACAGAGCCGAGAATGTAATACGTATCCGTCACATGGCTCACCCAGTAGCGCAGCGTCTCGTTGCAGGCATCCTTGAGCGTCCGCGTGCCCGACGTCACCGGCACCACCTCTGCGCCAAGCAGCCGCATGCGGAAGACGTTCAATTGCTGCCGCTTCATGTCCTCCTCGCCCATGAACACCTTGCACTCCAGACCGAGCAGCGCCGCGGCCGTCGCTGATGCAACCCCGTGCTGGCCTGCGCCCGTCTCGGCGATAACCTTCGTCTTGCCCATTCGCTTGGCCAGCAGCGCCTGCGCCAGCGAATTGTTGATCTTATGAGCGCCTGTATGGTTCAGGTCTTCGCGCTTCAGATAGATCTTCGCGCCGCCCAGATGCTTCGAGAGCCGCTCCGCATAATACAGCGGCGTTGGCCTGCCGGAATATTGCTTGAGCAGATAGCGCAGCTCCGCATTGAATTGCTCATCCTTCGTATAGTGATCGAACGCTTCCTCCAGCTCGAACAGTGCATTCATCAACGTCTCCGGCACGTAGCGGCCTCCAAACTTGCCGTAGCGCCCGTTTTTGTCAGGTACCTGACTCATTGCCGTATCACCCTTTCAACAAATCCCCTGATTTTCTCTATATCCTTCATCCCATTCGTCTCTACGCCGCTCGATACATCTACCCCATCCGGCTCATAGGCCAGCAGATCGCCGACATTACCAGCGTGCAGACCGCCAGCCACATACAAGGGCACTCCCAGTTGCCTGCAGGCCGCCTTGTAGGCGGGGATGCTGTGCCAGTCGAATACCTGCCCCGTGCCGCCTCCGGCTGTATCGATCACCACACCGTCGATCGTACCTGCATAGGGCTGCAGCAGACGCTGCGGCTCCTCTGCCTCTATATTTGCAGCGCCCGCGGCAAGCGAGAACACCTTCCATACCTTCACGCCAAGCTGCTCGCGAACCTCGCGGCATAGCTGTGGGCTCTCCGCCCCGTGCAGTTGCAGTACATCCAGCGGCGCAGCATCGATAATCGCCGACAGCTCCGTCAGCGATGCATTGACGACGACACCTACTGTCTCGATGCGCTGCCCCTTGCCATTGCGCAGCAGCCCCACTGCGCCTGCCAATACGCCTGCCTGCTGCGGCGTAACCTGACGGCGGCTGGGCGCCAGTACGAAGCCCACCTGGCTGATCGCAAGTCCCTCCAGCTCCCGGATGTGCTCCACTTCCTTCAGGCCGCATACCTTGATATGGACACTCATGCTCTATCGATCGGGCCCATCAATTGCTCGACGGCAGCGCCAACATCTGCTTGCCGCATGAAATGCTCGCCGACAAGCACGCCATGCGCGCCCACTCCCTGCAAATAATCAATCTCCTTCGGAGTAGAGATGCCGCTCTCGCTAATGACCGTCACCGACTTCGGCATCAAATCTATTAACTGCTCTGTATTATGAATATCAGTCACGAAGGTTTTCAGATTGCGATTGTTCACGCCGATCAGCGTCGCCTTATTCAGCTCCAGCACCGCCTCCAGCTCCTCGCGGTCATGCACCTCCACGAGCACATCCATCCCGAGCGACTTGGCCAGATCATAGTATTCATTCAGTTGCCTGGAGCTGAGGATTGCCGCGATCAGCAGCACAGCATCCGCACCGATGACACGAGCCTCGTACACTTGGCGATAGTCTATAATAAAGTCCTTGCGCAGCAGCGGTACCTTTACCTGCTCCCGCACCTGGGTCAGATACGCGTTGCTCCCCTGGAAGAAATCCTGATCCGTCAGTACCGAGATGCAATCCGCCCCATGACGTTCATAGATGGCAGCGAGTTCAACGGGATCGAAGTCGCCGCGAATCAGCCCCTTGGATGGCGAAGCCTTCTTCACCTCTGCGATCAGACCCAGCGAACGGCGGCGTCCGGTAGTCAGCGCCCGCTCAAATCCACGGGTTTGCGGCATCGCGGCAATCTGCCGCTCGTAATCTGCCAAAGAGAATGTCTCCGCAAGATCATCTGCTTCCTTGCGTTTAACTGCAACAATTTTATCAAGAAACATGAGCCAA contains:
- the hisC gene encoding histidinol-phosphate transaminase is translated as MQPKKHIVHLPVYQPGKPVEEVKRELGLTEVIKLASNENPFGCSDKAKEAIVAELANTSIYPDGASVSLTAEAAARLGVETNQIIFGAGSDDVILMLARAFFVPGDETIMADQTFAQYKHNAEIENATIIEVPLNDGKHDLPAMLAAVTDRTKIIWICNPNNPTGTIVTHDELEQFLRQVPPSVLVVLDEAYCEYVYDEEFPLGLELLKSYKNLVLLRTFSKIYGLAALRVGYGIGHPEVISLINLVREPFNTSRFGQAAARAALTDEEFVARCHELNKQGIAYVTGELERLDLSYFPAHGNFVMFDTKHPSAQVFDGLLKRGIISRAKWSKYPTHIRITIGSREQNERFIAALEQVLQELAVQV
- the trpA gene encoding tryptophan synthase subunit alpha, coding for MNHIDQTFAALKEQGKTALMPFLTVGDPDAQTTIEIIRKLEEAGADILELGVPYSDPLADGPVIQRASGRALEHGITITECIQVAADARAAGVKLPFILFTYYNPVFQLGLKPFFELLRGKGISGLIIPDLPLEEDEELRAMAEQENIHLIPLVAPTSRERIAQITGRARGFIYCVSSLGVTGVRSDFHAGIDSFLNDVRQSTDLPIAIGFGISSREHVERFSQQCDGVVVGSAIVKRIEEALPLLESPEQREQGLEQIREFVQELKSGA
- the trpB gene encoding tryptophan synthase subunit beta, which translates into the protein MSQVPDKNGRYGKFGGRYVPETLMNALFELEEAFDHYTKDEQFNAELRYLLKQYSGRPTPLYYAERLSKHLGGAKIYLKREDLNHTGAHKINNSLAQALLAKRMGKTKVIAETGAGQHGVASATAAALLGLECKVFMGEEDMKRQQLNVFRMRLLGAEVVPVTSGTRTLKDACNETLRYWVSHVTDTYYILGSVTGPHPYPKMVRDFQRIIGDETREQMLNEQGKLPDYVVAAVGGGSNAIGIFYPFLGDESVRLIGAEAAGKGTETTEHAATLTKGRHGVFQGSLSYVLQDEHGQVLPAHSISAGLDYPGIGPEHAYLKDSGRASYEPITDAEALEALQLLSRTEGIIPALESAHAIAQTMKLAPTLAADQTIVVNLSGRGDKDVEAIMGYLEGNAHESH
- a CDS encoding phosphoribosylanthranilate isomerase; translation: MSVHIKVCGLKEVEHIRELEGLAISQVGFVLAPSRRQVTPQQAGVLAGAVGLLRNGKGQRIETVGVVVNASLTELSAIIDAAPLDVLQLHGAESPQLCREVREQLGVKVWKVFSLAAGAANIEAEEPQRLLQPYAGTIDGVVIDTAGGGTGQVFDWHSIPAYKAACRQLGVPLYVAGGLHAGNVGDLLAYEPDGVDVSSGVETNGMKDIEKIRGFVERVIRQ
- the trpC gene encoding indole-3-glycerol phosphate synthase TrpC, yielding MFLDKIVAVKRKEADDLAETFSLADYERQIAAMPQTRGFERALTTGRRRSLGLIAEVKKASPSKGLIRGDFDPVELAAIYERHGADCISVLTDQDFFQGSNAYLTQVREQVKVPLLRKDFIIDYRQVYEARVIGADAVLLIAAILSSRQLNEYYDLAKSLGMDVLVEVHDREELEAVLELNKATLIGVNNRNLKTFVTDIHNTEQLIDLMPKSVTVISESGISTPKEIDYLQGVGAHGVLVGEHFMRQADVGAAVEQLMGPIDRA